From a region of the Lactuca sativa cultivar Salinas chromosome 4, Lsat_Salinas_v11, whole genome shotgun sequence genome:
- the LOC111919889 gene encoding uncharacterized protein LOC111919889, whose amino-acid sequence MKRIIIHGMRPEDISFVMVVKGWHVQPSLVEFEDLLANQEAMAKKMGDIMLKSEEEALYMSKNWRNFKPPTKEGYEIIDKGKRWQGTSQPCRSQKTENKISRWRRFEVTSKKEIEDEWDAKALCVIEENELKLMEMIGECVNYESNWIIDSRCSTHMTGDHKKLQDMKGYKGSHMVLISNNAQLLIDEVGNTKIMPSNKLEMVSLHNVYHVLGMKKKLLLVSQLTSSVNYVLFGPQDVQVY is encoded by the exons ATGAAGAGGATCATCATACATGGAATGAGGCCAGAAGATATAAGCTTCGTTATGGTTGTAAAAGGATGGCATGTTCAACCATCACTTGTAGAGTTTGAGGATTTGCTGGCCAACCAAGAAGCTATGGCTAAGAAAATGGGAGACATCATGCTGAAGAGTGAAGAGGAGGCGCTTTACATGAGTAAAAACTGGAGGAATTTCAAGCCACCTACTAAAGAAGGATACGAAATTATTGACAAAGGGAAGAGATGGCAAGGAACCTCACAACCATGTAGATCTCAAAAGACTGAAAATAAGATTTCTCGGTGGAGGAGGTTCGAAG TTACTTCTAAAAAGGAAATAGAGGATGAATGGGATGCTAAGGCATTATGTGTCATAGAAGAAAATGAGTTGAAATTGATGGAAATGATAGGAGAGTGTGTCAACTATGAAAGTAACTGGATTATTGATTCAAGATGCTCCACCCACATGACTGGTGATCATAAAAAACTACAAGACATGAAGGGGTACAAAGGAAGCCACATGGTACTTATATCCAACAATGCACAACTTCTAATTGATGAGGTCGGTAACACGAAGATCATGCCTAGTAATAAACTCGAGATGGTATCATTACATAATGTATACCATGTTTTGGGTATGAAGAAGAAATTATTGTTAGTATCGCAACTAACATCGTCAGTTAACTATGTCTTGTTTGGCCCACAAGATGTGCAGGTATATTGA